The genomic window GGAGCTGACGACGATGCCAAACCAACCCATATAATTAGCTATCGCTTTGATTTGGAATTGGTTTTAATCTTAAAAAATGGCTCTGTTCAAGTTAAGTGTGGAATACGTTATTATTCCTGTATCTAATTAATACTTTTAATAAAAATGCGGCCTAATGCGGGTTGCTTTTAGAAAAAGGTCAAAGACAGTCCAATTTCCGCCATTCCGGCTATAGCCTGCATCCAGAAGTACCTGAAAAACTGGATGCCGGATCATGCCATGCATGACGCAGATACCTTTTTGGACTTATTGCGAAGCCATCAATATTCAACTCCTTGGTTTTGAACAAATATATGGCAGAACGGCCATGCTGAAATTTAAATATACGGTATAAAAAAAATACTATTTTCATTTTTTCTCTATAGTGAACAAAAGACTTTCAAACATAATGAATCCCCTGATCAAACAAAAAACAACCGGACACCTGGTTAGAAACATATTTTTTTTCATGGCTGCAGTAACACCTTATGCCCTATTATGCATGAAAAGCGTGAGCAGACATATTTTGTTACCAGCTGTCATTTTAATTGCCGCAATTGCCGCTTTCTTTTTTTATGACAAAAAAAATATTAATAAAAAAGAAGCGTATGCGATTACTGCTTTCATGGCTTTAACTGCATTCCTTCTTTTATTGTCGGGTGATAAGCCAACCGCTTTTATCTGGTTTCTATTCATAATACCCTATGATTCATCCCTGAAATCCAATAAGCCTGATACTGCGCTGATCACAGCCGCGACAGTATCACTCTTTATACTGGGCACCTTGTCATCATCAATGATTAATGGATCATTCTCTATTAATATGGCCGAAATACTTGCGTACATAATCCAGCCATTGCTTCTTTTCACCGGCCTTCAGGCAATAAAATTTGCAGACGATGATCCAAGGGCTGATAAATCTTCGTACGTGCTGCCTTTCCCTTATCTTTCTCCACTGCTTCCTGATCCGAACAAAAACACAGACAGCCAGTTGTTCGGATTTCTTAACTCCCTGGAAGAAGGTATTTTTATAGCCAACCGGGAAGGAACAATAATCAACGCAAGCAGCCAGTTTGCATCTTTTTTCGACACAAGACCCGAAGAACTTGCAGGTTTCAGTATTTTTGACAAATACGCCCTTCCTGTAACGCATCAAAATAAAGCATACAGTCTGATTAAAAAGAACATGGATGGTCTCCCGTCAGGCCCGGATGAGTTCTATTTTGAGCTTAAAAACGGTAAAAAAACAAGACTGCTGATAATGACAATGCCGATCATAATAGAATCGATCCCTTCAGTTATCGGCATAGCCAAACCTCTTCATAGAAATAAAGGCACGTTCCCCCACCAGCAGGCTGGACCAAAAGACAAATTCCAGACACTATCAGAGAATTCAACAGACATAATAATCAGATTTGACAGACAACTCAGGCATATTTACGCTAACTACGCGATAACTGGCTTGACCGGCATGGCAGTTGAAAATTTTCTTGGCAAGACCTGCCAGGAAACAAAATATCCCAAACAGATACTCGAAATTCTTGAAGAAAAGGTTTTAAAGGTTTTTGAGACTGGAGAGCCAATTGAAACTGAATTCTACAATGACTGGGGGACAGGAGAGGTATATTTTGACCTTCGCCTTATACCGGAAAAAGGATCGTCAGGCCGGGTCGAGACCGTCTTAAGCACGGCAAGGGATATAACGCCTCTTAAAAAGGCTCACATGACAATTCAGACTTTGACTCAGGAAATAATAAAGGCACAGGAGCTTGAGAGAAACCGCATAGCTCTTGACCTCCATGACAACGTAGCCCAGACCCTAGCATCCCTCAAAATAGCCTGTGATACGATCCTTGATCAGGAGCCGGGCATTTCTGATCAGACAATAATGCGCTTCAAAAATTTTTCCGTTCTCCTTAAAGGCGGCATTGATTCTGTCAGAGAACTTGCTTACAATCTGAGACCTCCTGGAATCGACCAGCTCGGAATAATCAAAACCCTGTCCCAATTATGTTCAGAGTTTACCGCAGCATATAAAATCAAGGCGGATTTCCAGTCATGGGGCATTGAAGGGCTTAAACTGTCTTCTGACACTCAGATAAATCTGTACAGACTCCTTCAGGAGGCATTGAGCAATGTCAAAAAGCATTCCGGCGCCAAAAATATCAATGTAAAACTAGTATCATCACATCCAAACATCATACTCAGAGTTGAAGACGACGGAAAAGGCTTTAATGTCGACACAAGATCCCAGGAGGCCATAAATGAAAAAAGAATGGGACTTCAGGGCATGCACGAAAGAGCAAGGATGCTGGGGGGAAGGATGAAGATAATATCAAGACGCGGTGAAGGCACGAAGGTTATTATAGAAGTACCTATATCTGCGGCCGAAGATAAGGATTTAAGCAATTGTTTTACAATATCGGAAAGCATTAGCCTGTAGATTCCACAATGATTAAAAATCATGTGACATCTAAAAAAAGCAAGCGTCATTAGATATATTTTTCAGCTCATAAAAAGACATTAATAACTGAAATTACATATGATTACGTTTCATAGGCATTTCAACCCACCTAGTTTACTTGACTACAAATGCTAATCGATATAAGTGGATAATTTAAATGAATAAAATACATTGACAAGGAGTGTATCTCAATATGGCAAACATTTCTGACTTTAACAGGGCGATTGAAGTAGGAAGACCGCCTAACATAAAAAGTCTGTTCCCAAATTCAAAGGCATTAATAGTCAGCGGCAAATATATCGACAATGCAATGATCGCAAAAGGCAAAGCAATGACAATTGCTGCCAATGCGCGCAGTAACA from Desulforegula conservatrix Mb1Pa includes these protein-coding regions:
- a CDS encoding PAS domain-containing sensor histidine kinase, with the protein product MAAVTPYALLCMKSVSRHILLPAVILIAAIAAFFFYDKKNINKKEAYAITAFMALTAFLLLLSGDKPTAFIWFLFIIPYDSSLKSNKPDTALITAATVSLFILGTLSSSMINGSFSINMAEILAYIIQPLLLFTGLQAIKFADDDPRADKSSYVLPFPYLSPLLPDPNKNTDSQLFGFLNSLEEGIFIANREGTIINASSQFASFFDTRPEELAGFSIFDKYALPVTHQNKAYSLIKKNMDGLPSGPDEFYFELKNGKKTRLLIMTMPIIIESIPSVIGIAKPLHRNKGTFPHQQAGPKDKFQTLSENSTDIIIRFDRQLRHIYANYAITGLTGMAVENFLGKTCQETKYPKQILEILEEKVLKVFETGEPIETEFYNDWGTGEVYFDLRLIPEKGSSGRVETVLSTARDITPLKKAHMTIQTLTQEIIKAQELERNRIALDLHDNVAQTLASLKIACDTILDQEPGISDQTIMRFKNFSVLLKGGIDSVRELAYNLRPPGIDQLGIIKTLSQLCSEFTAAYKIKADFQSWGIEGLKLSSDTQINLYRLLQEALSNVKKHSGAKNINVKLVSSHPNIILRVEDDGKGFNVDTRSQEAINEKRMGLQGMHERARMLGGRMKIISRRGEGTKVIIEVPISAAEDKDLSNCFTISESISL